In one Hymenobacter sp. DG25B genomic region, the following are encoded:
- a CDS encoding reprolysin-like metallopeptidase, translating to MTFSVACSAPHQVARVFLAALLLVLGWLVPPLALAQRVLWADAPLRAAARHPVAKGLGRYRVVEFQLATLQQALQPALAAGQAQARGAAEVVISLPLPDGTSGRFRLAAVPVLPAALAAHYPQIATYMGQGLDDVTATARLDLTPAGFHAQILSTTGTTYIDPAAPGSATHLVFDRTAIVALPAPCYTAAPARLAAGKRGQTKRLTSGEQLRTYQIAVACTGEYTQAKGGTRAGALAAIVTSINRVSGIYERELAIRLTLVPKEDSIIYLNPATDPYTNQTDDNSLNTNQRTIDKRIGEANYDVGHLFTTDGGGLALLGVVCLNGEKAKGITGLSNPTGDAFDVDFVAHEIGHQFGANHTFNGNTGNCSGANREAQTAYEPGSGSTIMAYAGICAPQNLQPNSDPYFHTISLEEIIAYTTQGTGNSCAAVTSTGNHAPTANAGARYLIPVNTPFTLTGAGTDADGDALTYSWEQFNLGPDGFPDLPSDDAPIFRSFLPASSPTRTFPRLPDILANQHTIGELLPSYERQLLFRLTVRDNRAGGGGIATDTVSIPVIGTAGPFKITEPSGAQTWLAGSPQLIRWDVANTDQTPINTAAVSIRLSTDGGLTFPVTLAANTPNDGHETIILPAATKATTNARIKVEAVGNVYFDISDESLSIQVPSGPAFSLSQTENAPTELNLCPGTTGQASLTVSPLNGFSGTVNLAATQLPAGVTVSFSPAQLTATGTTVVTLNIPLTLALGNYSVTIEGTSGSQKRGYVLRFSVRRAVTAVPTLRTPRTSPQGTLPLFAWSQVALAQSYELQVANNPEFTNPELSTSLSDTAYVPQNPLSEQTTYYWRVRGVGSECGPGPYSAVASFKTGAMACARYASLDVPKPMPAAGTVSITSVIRVSTDELIADVNVRDLRISYPNLGDLTVELTAPSGRKVLLTEAPCPGSANLHASFDDQATSAINCPLNTGQTALPQTLLARLQGQPANGNWTLTIQAPQAQEGNALLGWTLELCTVQGSGTISLSTTDPLAGASIFPNPAPGNIYLQLENARAGTLQVRVLDALGRQVHDTSFNKAANPSIFPLHLSRLAAGLYFVQVQAPDGKIITLRLLKL from the coding sequence ATGACGTTTTCTGTAGCCTGCTCCGCTCCGCACCAAGTTGCGCGGGTGTTTCTTGCTGCGCTCCTGCTGGTGCTGGGCTGGCTAGTGCCGCCTCTGGCCCTGGCTCAACGGGTGCTGTGGGCCGATGCCCCCCTGCGTGCAGCCGCCAGGCACCCCGTGGCTAAAGGCCTAGGGCGCTACCGGGTGGTAGAATTTCAGCTTGCTACCCTGCAGCAGGCCTTGCAGCCGGCCCTGGCAGCGGGCCAGGCCCAGGCGCGCGGCGCGGCCGAGGTGGTTATTTCCCTGCCGCTGCCGGATGGCACTTCGGGCCGTTTTCGCCTGGCGGCCGTTCCGGTGCTGCCGGCAGCGCTGGCCGCCCACTACCCGCAAATTGCTACCTATATGGGTCAGGGACTGGATGATGTAACCGCTACTGCCCGCCTGGACCTGACGCCGGCGGGGTTTCACGCCCAGATTCTATCCACCACCGGCACTACGTATATCGATCCGGCGGCGCCCGGCTCCGCTACGCATCTGGTGTTCGACCGCACAGCTATTGTGGCGTTGCCGGCACCCTGCTACACGGCGGCCCCGGCCCGTCTGGCAGCAGGGAAGCGCGGCCAAACCAAACGGCTTACCTCCGGCGAGCAGCTCCGCACCTACCAGATTGCGGTGGCCTGCACCGGAGAATATACTCAGGCAAAAGGCGGCACCCGGGCCGGGGCGCTGGCAGCCATTGTTACCTCCATTAACCGGGTTTCGGGTATTTATGAGCGGGAGCTGGCCATCCGGCTCACGCTGGTGCCCAAGGAAGACTCTATCATCTACCTCAACCCCGCTACCGACCCCTACACCAACCAAACCGACGACAACTCGCTCAACACCAACCAGCGCACCATTGATAAGCGCATCGGCGAAGCCAACTATGATGTGGGCCACCTTTTTACTACTGATGGCGGCGGGCTGGCTCTGCTGGGTGTGGTGTGCCTGAACGGCGAAAAGGCCAAGGGCATCACCGGCCTCTCCAACCCCACCGGCGACGCCTTCGACGTGGATTTTGTGGCCCATGAAATCGGGCATCAGTTTGGGGCCAACCATACCTTCAATGGGAATACCGGCAACTGCAGCGGTGCCAACCGGGAGGCGCAAACGGCCTACGAGCCCGGCAGCGGCAGCACCATTATGGCCTATGCCGGTATTTGCGCGCCCCAGAACCTGCAGCCCAACAGCGACCCTTACTTTCATACCATCAGCCTGGAGGAAATTATTGCCTACACCACGCAGGGCACCGGCAATTCCTGCGCAGCGGTAACCAGCACCGGCAACCACGCGCCCACGGCTAATGCCGGTGCCCGCTACCTGATTCCGGTGAATACCCCTTTCACGCTCACCGGCGCCGGCACTGATGCTGATGGAGATGCCCTGACTTACAGCTGGGAGCAATTTAACCTGGGGCCCGATGGTTTCCCGGACCTGCCCAGCGACGACGCGCCTATTTTCCGGTCGTTTCTGCCTGCCAGCAGCCCAACACGCACGTTTCCCCGGCTGCCTGACATTCTCGCTAATCAGCATACCATCGGGGAGCTGCTTCCCTCCTACGAGCGGCAGCTGCTATTCCGGCTCACGGTGCGCGACAACCGCGCCGGCGGGGGCGGCATTGCTACCGATACGGTGAGCATTCCGGTGATAGGTACGGCCGGTCCGTTCAAGATAACCGAGCCCTCCGGCGCGCAGACGTGGCTGGCGGGCTCGCCGCAGCTCATCCGCTGGGATGTAGCCAACACTGACCAGACCCCCATCAATACGGCGGCCGTTTCTATCCGGCTTTCTACGGATGGCGGGCTTACTTTTCCGGTGACACTAGCTGCCAACACGCCTAATGATGGCCACGAAACCATTATCCTGCCCGCCGCCACCAAAGCCACTACTAATGCCCGCATCAAAGTAGAGGCCGTAGGCAATGTGTATTTCGATATATCCGATGAAAGCCTGAGCATTCAGGTGCCCAGCGGGCCTGCGTTTTCCCTCAGTCAAACCGAAAACGCCCCCACCGAGCTAAATCTATGCCCCGGCACTACCGGGCAGGCCAGCCTGACGGTGAGTCCGCTCAATGGCTTCAGCGGGACGGTTAACCTGGCCGCTACGCAGCTGCCGGCTGGCGTTACAGTGTCCTTTTCTCCTGCTCAGCTCACCGCTACCGGCACAACTGTTGTCACGCTGAACATACCCCTAACCTTGGCGTTGGGCAACTATTCGGTTACCATTGAAGGTACCAGCGGCTCGCAAAAGCGGGGATATGTGCTACGCTTTTCTGTGCGGCGGGCGGTAACGGCGGTGCCCACTTTGCGCACCCCGCGCACCAGCCCGCAGGGCACGCTGCCCCTGTTTGCCTGGTCACAAGTAGCCCTCGCCCAAAGCTATGAGCTGCAGGTGGCCAATAACCCGGAGTTCACTAACCCCGAGCTCAGCACTAGCTTATCTGATACGGCCTACGTTCCTCAAAATCCGCTATCGGAGCAAACCACCTATTACTGGCGCGTGCGCGGGGTAGGTTCGGAGTGCGGCCCCGGACCTTATTCTGCAGTGGCTTCGTTCAAAACCGGTGCTATGGCCTGTGCCCGTTATGCCAGCCTGGATGTTCCGAAGCCTATGCCAGCGGCCGGGACCGTCAGCATTACCTCTGTTATCCGGGTTTCTACTGATGAGCTGATTGCCGATGTGAACGTGCGCGACCTGCGGATTTCGTATCCGAACCTAGGCGACCTGACCGTGGAGCTAACCGCGCCTTCGGGCCGCAAAGTGCTGCTCACGGAAGCCCCCTGCCCCGGCAGTGCCAACCTGCACGCCAGCTTCGATGACCAAGCCACCAGTGCCATCAACTGCCCGCTGAATACCGGCCAGACGGCCCTGCCCCAAACTCTGCTCGCGCGCCTGCAGGGCCAGCCCGCCAACGGCAACTGGACCCTAACCATCCAGGCGCCCCAGGCCCAGGAAGGCAACGCCCTCCTGGGCTGGACGCTGGAGCTATGCACCGTGCAGGGCTCGGGTACCATTTCGCTTTCTACTACTGATCCGCTGGCCGGGGCCTCAATTTTCCCCAACCCGGCACCAGGAAATATCTATCTACAACTGGAAAATGCCAGGGCGGGTACGCTACAGGTAAGAGTGCTGGATGCGCTGGGACGGCAAGTGCATGATACCAGCTTCAACAAAGCTGCCAACCCCTCGATATTTCCGCTTCACCTCTCACGGCTTGCAGCCGGCCTGTATTTCGTGCAGGTACAAGCACCGGATGGAAAAATAATTACGCTTCGCCTGCTAAAGCTTTAG